From a region of the Ammospiza nelsoni isolate bAmmNel1 chromosome 26, bAmmNel1.pri, whole genome shotgun sequence genome:
- the LOC132084190 gene encoding keratin, type I cytoskeletal 19-like, producing the protein MSCTVRQVVTTCTQGRASTGSNAAGTARRVSSASSGRHAAYDLGAVVGSFSGGSVSEGLLGKQLSAGSAAGGSFGATQRACSALGFSTGGVCTRGGFPRAGAGCGDGILFANNEKATMQNLNDRLASYLDKVRLLEGDNADLECKIREWYAKVGPICEPRDYSCYHKEIEDLQNQILCAAMETNKILLNIDNNRMTADDFRVKYETECGLRQNVDADICNLRPVLDQLASCKTDLQLQCEALTEEMCCLKTNHEEEMSCLRKQATGDVSVEVNACPGPDLRKILEDLRCQYETLMERNRKETEQWYACKVEEVNLEVVTSSQEIESSNKQVTELRRQLQALEINVQAQLTMKENLESSLTETECRYNKCLAELQNQISCVEQRLAEIRAEMECQNQEYKTLLDVKCRLEQEIQTYHCLLEGGQHDIIGAAGRGVGATAAGRSTGLKGSLCQPCLP; encoded by the exons ATGAGCTGCACTGTCAGGCAGGTCGTCACCACctgcacccagggcagggccagcacgGGCAGCAAcgcagctggcactgccaggagggTCTCCTCTGCCTCCTCGGGCAGACACGCTGCCTATGACTTGGGAGCTGTGGTTGGCAGCTTCTCCGGCGGCAGCGTGAGCGAGGGATTGCTCGGGAAGCAGCTGAGCGCCGGCAGCGCGGCTGGTGGCAGCTTCGGAGCCACCCAGAGGGCTTGTTCTGCCCTGGGATTCAGCACAGGAGGAGTCTGCACTCGAGGTGGCTTCCCCAGGGCcggggctggctgtggggatgGGATCCTGTTTGCTAACAACGAGAAGGCGACCATGCAGAACCTCAACGACCGCCTGGCCTCGTACCTGGACAAGGTGCGGCTCCTGGAGGGGGACAACGCCGACCTGGAGTGCAAGATCAGGGAGTGGTACGCCAAGGTGGGGCCCATCTGTGAGCCACGGGACTACAGCTGCTACCACAAGGAAATCGAAGACCTTCAAAACCAG ATCCTGTGTGCAGCCATGGAGACTAACAAAATCCTTCTGAACATTGATAACAACAGGATGACTGCTGATGACTTCAGAGTGAA GTATGAGACCGAGTGTGGTCTCCGGCAGAACGTGGACGCCGACATTTGCAACCTCCGGCCCGTCCTGGACCAGCTGGCCAGCTGCAAGACTgacctgcagctgcagtgtgaggCTCTGACAGAGGAGATGTGCTGCCTAAAGACCAACCATGAGGAG GAAATGAGCTGTCTGAGGAAACAGGCCACTGGGGATGTGAGTGTGGAGGTCAatgcctgccctggcccagacCTGAGGAAGATCCTGGAGGATCTGAGGTGCCAGTACGAGACGCTGATGGAGCGCAACCGCAAAGAGACGGAGCAGTGGTACGCCTGCAAG GTGGAGGAGGTGAATCTGGAGGTGGTCACAAGCAGCCAGGAGATCGAGTCGAGCAACAAGCAGGTGACTGAGCTGAGGCGTCAGCTGCAGGCCCTGGAAATCAATGTACAAGCCCAGCTCACTATG AAAGAAAACCTGGAATCCTCTTTGACGGAGACCGAGTGTCGCTACAACAaatgcctggctgagctgcagaacCAGATCTCCTGTGTGGAGCAGCGGCTGGCTGAGATCCGAGCGGAAATGGAGTGCCAGAACCAGGAGTACAAGACCCTTCTGGACGTCAAGTGTCGCTTGGAGCAGGAGATCCAGACCTACCACTGCCTGCTGGAGGGTGGCCAACACGACATCAT AGGGGCGGCAGGAAGAGGAGTtggtgccacagcagctggcagaAGCACGGGGCTgaagggcagcctgtgccagccctgcctgccctga
- the LOC132084177 gene encoding keratin, type I cytoskeletal 14 isoform X3 — translation MSTSVRQYSSSTSLKGFGSLGGGSSRVSSVRVGAGGYRAPSVHGGSGSYSVSSRVVPGLGSAFGGSYCSSAGGALGGGFGGAYGAGFGAGFAGGFGGFGGGDGILPAGEKETMQNLNDRLANYLDKVRALEEANTDLEVKIREWYKKQAPGPDRDYSPYYRTIEELRNKVLAATVDNSNLLLQIDNARLTADDFRTKFESEQALRMSVEADINGLRRVLDELTLSRADLEMQIENLKEELAYLKKNHEEEMTALRGQVGGEISVEMDAAPGIDLTKILAEMREQYESLAEKNRRDAEQWFFSKTEELNREVAINTEQLQSGKTEITELRRTIQSLEIDLQSQLSMKAALEGTLADTEARYGTQLAQLQMLITGVEEQLAELRCDMERQNHEYRVLLDVKCRLEQEIATYRRLLEGEDAHMSSHYISQPVKEGPVTTRQIRTIFEEVQDGKVISSREQITQAAH, via the exons atGAGCACCTCTGTCCGCCAATACTCGTCCTCCACGTCCCTCAAGGGCTTCGGCAGCCTGGGGGGAGGCTCCAGCAGGGTCTCCTCCGTGCGTGTCGGGGCCGGGGGGTACCGGGCCCCCAGCGTGCACGGCGGCTCCGGCAGCTACTCCGTGTCCTCCCGCGTGGTCCCGGGGCTCGGCAGCGCCTTTGGGGGCAGCTACTGCAGCAGCGCAGGAGGGGCCCTGGGCGGCGGCTTTGGGGGCGCCTATGGGGCCGGCTTTGGGGCCGGCTTTGCGGGGGGATTTGGAGGCTTTGGGGGCGGCGATGGCATCCTGCCGGCGGGGGAGAAGGAGACCATGCAGAACCTCAACGACCGCCTGGCCAATTACCTGGACAAGGTGCGAGCCCTGGAGGAGGCCAACACCGACCTGGAGGTGAAGATCAGGGAGTGGTACAAGAAGCAGGCGCCTGGTCCTGACCGTGACTACAGCCCCTACTACAGGACTATCGAGGAGCTCAGGAACAAG GTGTTGGCGGCCACAGTGGACAATTCCAACCTCCTGCTGCAGATTGACAATGCCAGGCTGACAGCAGATGACTTCAGGACTAA GTTTGAGTCGGAGCAGGCTCTGCGCATGAGTGTTGAGGCCGACATCAACGGCCTGCGCCGGGTGCTGGACGAGCTGACCCTGTCCAGAGCTGACCTGGAGATGCAGATTGAGAACCTGAAGGAGGAGCTGGCTTATCTGAAGAAGAACCACGAGGAG GAAATGACTGCCCTGCGTGGGCAGGTGGGTGGGGAGATCAGCGTGGAGATGGACGCTGCTCCTGGCATCGACCTGACCAAGATCCTGGCGGAGATGCGGGAGCAGTACGAGAGCCTGGCGGAGAAGAACCGCAGGGACGCCGAGCAGTGGTTCTTCAGCAag ACAGAAGAGCTGAACCGGGAGGTGGCCATCAACacggagcagctgcagagcggCAAGACGGAGATCACGGAGCTGCGGCGCACGATCCAGAGCCTGGAGATCGACCTGCAGTCGCAGCTCAGCATG AAAGCGGCGCTGGAGGGCACCCTGGCCGACACCGAGGCGCGCTACGGCACCCAGCTGGCCCAGCTGCAGATGCTGATCACGGGCGTGGAGGAGCAGCTGGCCGAGCTGCGCTGCGACATGGAGCGCCAGAACCACGAGTACAGGGTCCTGCTGGACGTCAAGTGCCGCCTGGAGCAGGAGATCGCCACGTACCGCCGGCTGCTGGAGGGAGAGGACGCCCA CATGTCTTCCCACTACATCTCGCAGCCTGTGAAAGAAG GACCAGTAACCACCCGCCAGATCCGCACCATCTTCGAGGAGGTCCAGGATGGGAAGGTGATCTCCTCCCGGGAGCAGATCACCCAGGCTGCCCACTGA
- the LOC132084177 gene encoding keratin, type I cytoskeletal 14 isoform X2, with amino-acid sequence MSTSVRQYSSSTSLKGFGSLGGGSSRVSSVRVGAGGYRAPSVHGGSGSYSVSSRVVPGLGSAFGGSYCSSAGGALGGGFGGAYGAGFGAGFAGGFGGFGGGDGILPAGEKETMQNLNDRLANYLDKVRALEEANTDLEVKIREWYKKQAPGPDRDYSPYYRTIEELRNKVLAATVDNSNLLLQIDNARLTADDFRTKFESEQALRMSVEADINGLRRVLDELTLSRADLEMQIENLKEELAYLKKNHEEEMTALRGQVGGEISVEMDAAPGIDLTKILAEMREQYESLAEKNRRDAEQWFFSKTEELNREVAINTEQLQSGKTEITELRRTIQSLEIDLQSQLSMKAALEGTLADTEARYGTQLAQLQMLITGVEEQLAELRCDMERQNHEYRVLLDVKCRLEQEIATYRRLLEGEDAHISSQYSSAMSSHSGRDVVTSSRQVRTIVEEVQDGKVVSSREQVALTTR; translated from the exons atGAGCACCTCTGTCCGCCAATACTCGTCCTCCACGTCCCTCAAGGGCTTCGGCAGCCTGGGGGGAGGCTCCAGCAGGGTCTCCTCCGTGCGTGTCGGGGCCGGGGGGTACCGGGCCCCCAGCGTGCACGGCGGCTCCGGCAGCTACTCCGTGTCCTCCCGCGTGGTCCCGGGGCTCGGCAGCGCCTTTGGGGGCAGCTACTGCAGCAGCGCAGGAGGGGCCCTGGGCGGCGGCTTTGGGGGCGCCTATGGGGCCGGCTTTGGGGCCGGCTTTGCGGGGGGATTTGGAGGCTTTGGGGGCGGCGATGGCATCCTGCCGGCGGGGGAGAAGGAGACCATGCAGAACCTCAACGACCGCCTGGCCAATTACCTGGACAAGGTGCGAGCCCTGGAGGAGGCCAACACCGACCTGGAGGTGAAGATCAGGGAGTGGTACAAGAAGCAGGCGCCTGGTCCTGACCGTGACTACAGCCCCTACTACAGGACTATCGAGGAGCTCAGGAACAAG GTGTTGGCGGCCACAGTGGACAATTCCAACCTCCTGCTGCAGATTGACAATGCCAGGCTGACAGCAGATGACTTCAGGACTAA GTTTGAGTCGGAGCAGGCTCTGCGCATGAGTGTTGAGGCCGACATCAACGGCCTGCGCCGGGTGCTGGACGAGCTGACCCTGTCCAGAGCTGACCTGGAGATGCAGATTGAGAACCTGAAGGAGGAGCTGGCTTATCTGAAGAAGAACCACGAGGAG GAAATGACTGCCCTGCGTGGGCAGGTGGGTGGGGAGATCAGCGTGGAGATGGACGCTGCTCCTGGCATCGACCTGACCAAGATCCTGGCGGAGATGCGGGAGCAGTACGAGAGCCTGGCGGAGAAGAACCGCAGGGACGCCGAGCAGTGGTTCTTCAGCAag ACAGAAGAGCTGAACCGGGAGGTGGCCATCAACacggagcagctgcagagcggCAAGACGGAGATCACGGAGCTGCGGCGCACGATCCAGAGCCTGGAGATCGACCTGCAGTCGCAGCTCAGCATG AAAGCGGCGCTGGAGGGCACCCTGGCCGACACCGAGGCGCGCTACGGCACCCAGCTGGCCCAGCTGCAGATGCTGATCACGGGCGTGGAGGAGCAGCTGGCCGAGCTGCGCTGCGACATGGAGCGCCAGAACCACGAGTACAGGGTCCTGCTGGACGTCAAGTGCCGCCTGGAGCAGGAGATCGCCACGTACCGCCGGCTGCTGGAGGGAGAGGACGCCCA CATCTCCTCCCAGTACTCCTCAGCCATGTCCTCACACTCTGGCAGAGACG TCGTGACATCGTCCCGCCAAGTGCGCACAATCGTGGAGGAGGTGCAGGACGGGAAGGTGGTGTCCTCCCGGGAGCAGGTGGCACTCACCACTCGCTAG
- the LOC132084177 gene encoding keratin, type I cytoskeletal 14 isoform X1, whose translation MSTSVRQYSSSTSLKGFGSLGGGSSRVSSVRVGAGGYRAPSVHGGSGSYSVSSRVVPGLGSAFGGSYCSSAGGALGGGFGGAYGAGFGAGFAGGFGGFGGGDGILPAGEKETMQNLNDRLANYLDKVRALEEANTDLEVKIREWYKKQAPGPDRDYSPYYRTIEELRNKILSATVENANIVLQIDNARLAADDFRTKFESEQALRMSVEADINGLRRVLDELTLSRADLEMQIENLKEELAYLKKNHEEEMTALRGQVGGEISVEMDAAPGIDLTKILAEMREQYESLAEKNRRDAEQWFFSKTEELNREVAINTEQLQSGKTEITELRRTIQSLEIDLQSQLSTKAALEGTLADTEARYGTQLAQLQMLITGVEEQLAELRCDMERQNHEYRVLLDVKCRLEQEIATYRRLLEGEDAHISSQYSSAMSSHSGRDVVTSSRQVRTIVEEVQDGKVVSSREQVALTTR comes from the exons atGAGCACCTCTGTCCGCCAATACTCGTCCTCCACGTCCCTCAAGGGCTTCGGCAGCCTGGGGGGAGGCTCCAGCAGGGTCTCCTCCGTGCGTGTCGGGGCCGGGGGGTACCGGGCCCCCAGCGTGCACGGCGGCTCCGGCAGCTACTCCGTGTCCTCCCGCGTGGTCCCGGGGCTCGGCAGCGCCTTTGGGGGCAGCTACTGCAGCAGCGCAGGAGGGGCCCTGGGCGGCGGCTTTGGGGGCGCCTATGGGGCCGGCTTTGGGGCCGGCTTTGCGGGGGGATTTGGAGGCTTTGGGGGCGGCGATGGCATCCTGCCGGCGGGGGAGAAGGAGACCATGCAGAACCTCAACGACCGCCTGGCCAATTACCTGGACAAGGTGCGAGCCCTGGAGGAGGCCAACACCGACCTGGAGGTGAAGATCAGGGAGTGGTACAAGAAGCAGGCGCCTGGTCCTGACCGTGACTACAGCCCCTACTACAGGACTATCGAGGAGCTCAGGAACAAG ATTCTTTCTGCAACTGTTGAAAATGCCAACATCGTCCTGCAGATCGAcaatgccaggctggcagcagacGACTTCCGAACCAA GTTCGAGTCGGAGCAGGCTCTGCGCATGAGTGTTGAGGCCGACATCAACGGCCTGCGCCGGGTGCTGGACGAGCTGACCCTGTCCAGAGCTGACCTGGAGATGCAGATTGAGAACCTGAAGGAGGAGCTGGCTTATCTGAAGAAGAACCACGAAGAG GAAATGACTGCCCTGCGCGGGCAGGTGGGTGGGGAGATCAGCGTGGAGATGGACGCTGCTCCTGGCATCGACCTGACCAAGATCCTGGCGGAGATGCGGGAGCAGTACGAGAGCCTGGCGGAGAAGAACCGCAGGGACGCCGAGCAGTGGTTCTTCAGCAag ACAGAAGAGCTGAACCGGGAGGTGGCCATCAACacggagcagctgcagagcggCAAGACGGAGATCACGGAGCTGCGGCGCACGATCCAGAGCCTGGAGATCGACCTGCAGTCGCAGCTCAGCACG AAAGCGGCGCTGGAGGGCACCCTGGCCGACACCGAGGCGCGCTACGGCACCCAGCTGGCCCAGCTGCAGATGCTGATCACGGGCGTGGAGGAGCAGCTGGCCGAGCTGCGCTGCGACATGGAGCGCCAGAACCACGAGTACAGGGTCCTGCTGGATGTCAAGTGCCGCCTGGAGCAGGAGATCGCCACGTACCGCCGGCTGCTGGAGGGAGAGGACGCCCA CATCTCCTCCCAGTACTCCTCAGCCATGTCCTCACACTCTGGCAGAGACG TCGTGACATCGTCCCGCCAAGTGCGCACAATCGTGGAGGAGGTGCAGGACGGGAAGGTGGTGTCCTCCCGGGAGCAGGTGGCACTCACCACTCGCTAG